From the genome of Acidobacteriota bacterium:
CGACCAAAGTGCTTGCGAATCGCCGGCGGCATGCCTGTCATGGTTGGCGGCCGGCTCTGGAGTGTCTACACACGATGAGTGTGATCTACAATCACGAGGGTCACTCGCGGCCACGTCACAGATGGGTGCCGTGGCTCAGAGGGGAGAGCATCTGATGGAACAGCCCGCAAGCAAGAGGTTGCCGTTGAAACAGGCGTATCCCTTCGCCGAACAGCACGGACTCGGGGCCGACGTCGAACGCATTCGAACCATGGAAATCGAGTGGGATCGCGGCTACGACTCGTCGGTCCGACGCGGCTACTTCGTGGAGCTGTTCCGGAGGCATGGGCTCCTGGACGCGTTTCGGGCCGAGTATTGGCCTCTCGGCGCGACGCCGTCAGGCGGACGGGAATGTGAGCGGGTGCTCCGTCTCAAGGACCAGTACGAGGCGTTCTTGGCCGACGGTAGTGACGGTGACGACCTTGAACTGCCCGGCGATGCCGAGGCGGCCGACCAGGAATTTGCCGCCGAAGCCGACCTCCGCGATTTTCTCGCGAAGAATCTGGGACTCATCGAGGCGGGGCTTCAGGTGGTCGAACGTGACGGCCGATCTGGGATCGAATTCCCGGTTGCCGACGGGCGGATCGATATCCTCGCGGTCGATCGGCAGCAGCACTTTGTCGTCATCGAGCTGAAGTTGTCGCGCGGCCGCAACAAGACGTTGGGGCAGGTGCTGTACTACATGGCGTGGGTGGATGCGCATCTCGGGAACGGCCCGTGCCGCGGGCTGATCATTGCCAAGGAGATCTCTCCGGATCTGACGCTCGCGGTGCAACGCGCCACCGGCGTGTCCCTCTTCAACTATCGGCTCAGCATGTCGATCGCGCCGGTGGCGTGACCGCCGCCCCTCCAGTCTGATCGCGGACCGTCGCGTCACCACGTGGCGTGGATGCGACGGCGCCGCAACCCCCGCACGAGCAGTTGCGTAAAGGCGTCGACGTCGTCATCGTGCGCGCCGTTGGGGAACACCGTGAGCTGGTGAAGAAAGTCGTCGACCCAGGCCCGCTCTGGCAGCAGCGTGCCGTGCAGCCCAGGGTTCGGGAGGTAGACGTTGCCCGCTTCGACCTGCGGCTGCACCGCCTGCGCGCGGGCGACTTTGCCTCCTTCGGGCCTAATCGGCACGATACCGGATACGCGGTGCTTGAGCGCGTCGATGATCGCGGCGCCGTTGGCGGCCTCCTCGATCAGCTTGGTCCGGGACCGCGGGTACTTGCGCGAGAACGCTTCGAGTGCCTGGCAGCTGTCGCTGAAGCCCCATTGTCCTTTGGTCCGATCGATCAGGTAAATATCGGCGCCGATCCGACCGGCGACGAGCCCGACGACATAATCACTGCAGTCGGTGCCCTTGAACGACATGTCCCACGACTGGGTCAGATCCTGCACGTTCGGCAGCGTGTCGTAGAAGCGAAACCACTCCCGTTTGAAGATGAGGCCGCCCGCCGGAGCTGGTCGCTGTTGGTACTGCCCCGCGTACGCCGCCGACCCAAGCAGTACTTTCTGTTGCGTCAGCACGGCAGCGTTTTCGCGTTCCGGCCACAACAGGTCGCCCGGCATCCGATCGTAGATGCGCTGGCTGCGAGGAAACACGAGCCGCGTCGGCACCTCGGCTTCGGCGGGCAGACACACGTGCGTGTACCCGAGATCGAGGCAGAGCGCGGCTAGGTCGCGTTCGTGCAGCCGCTGCATGACGACGACGATCGCGTCGTCGTTCTTGTTGTCCAGTCGCGTCGAGAGGGTGCGACTGAAATACGTCAACGCGGCGTCACGCTGGACGTCGCTCTCGGCTTGCACCGGATTGTGCGGATCGTCAACGACGATGCGGTTGCCGCCCTTGCCGGTGATGGACCCGCCGATGGAGGTCGCAATCATGTGCCCCCGCCGCGTGTTGAGGAATTCGTTCTTGACGTTCTGATCCGAGGCGAGACGGACCCGATCGCCCCACCGATCCTGATACCAGGGCGACTGGAGGATCGTGCGCCGGTCCACGGAGTGCTTACTCGACAGCGCCTCCGCGTAGCTGGCGAACACCCAGCGACGGTGGGGGGCCTGAATCCATTCCCATGTCGGCCACAGGATCGACACCAGCAGAGATTTCATGTACCGGGGCGGCAGGGTAATGAGCAGACGCGTGATCTGGCCGGCCGTCACGGCTT
Proteins encoded in this window:
- a CDS encoding endonuclease NucS, with protein sequence MEQPASKRLPLKQAYPFAEQHGLGADVERIRTMEIEWDRGYDSSVRRGYFVELFRRHGLLDAFRAEYWPLGATPSGGRECERVLRLKDQYEAFLADGSDGDDLELPGDAEAADQEFAAEADLRDFLAKNLGLIEAGLQVVERDGRSGIEFPVADGRIDILAVDRQQHFVVIELKLSRGRNKTLGQVLYYMAWVDAHLGNGPCRGLIIAKEISPDLTLAVQRATGVSLFNYRLSMSIAPVA
- the terL gene encoding phage terminase large subunit codes for the protein MPTTTESLIRQLKFEDALLKRQAERSLRAYVEQAWPVLEPDTPFLPNWHIDYLVEHLEAVTAGQITRLLITLPPRYMKSLLVSILWPTWEWIQAPHRRWVFASYAEALSSKHSVDRRTILQSPWYQDRWGDRVRLASDQNVKNEFLNTRRGHMIATSIGGSITGKGGNRIVVDDPHNPVQAESDVQRDAALTYFSRTLSTRLDNKNDDAIVVVMQRLHERDLAALCLDLGYTHVCLPAEAEVPTRLVFPRSQRIYDRMPGDLLWPERENAAVLTQQKVLLGSAAYAGQYQQRPAPAGGLIFKREWFRFYDTLPNVQDLTQSWDMSFKGTDCSDYVVGLVAGRIGADIYLIDRTKGQWGFSDSCQALEAFSRKYPRSRTKLIEEAANGAAIIDALKHRVSGIVPIRPEGGKVARAQAVQPQVEAGNVYLPNPGLHGTLLPERAWVDDFLHQLTVFPNGAHDDDVDAFTQLLVRGLRRRRIHATW